Genomic segment of Bicyclus anynana chromosome 18, ilBicAnyn1.1, whole genome shotgun sequence:
tccaccacgctggcccaatgcggattggcagacttcacacacgcagagaattaagacaattctctggtatgcaggtttcctcacgatgttttccttcaccgtttgatgttagaggtgcataccccggaccggattcgagcccacaacctccggaatcggaggcagatgtcatatccactgggctatcacgtctcttggTAGCTTAAGCgtaagcttggtgttaaactgtattatatgactgtgtgcttagttgtaaataaatttgtaaaatggtggtaaacaaaaaaaaatgaaccttggctgagtttgttgtgggcccttctcggaccaaggcgcgcttggaaccctcgtaactttaattttaagttttcgactattattaccaccattagattaaattaaattataacataatctTGACCTAAACTCACCTTTACAACGTAATGACTGTCTTTGGCGGGCAGAATGTTGCTCATGATAACTTGCCTCACATACTGCAATGCAAACATTCACACTTCATTATTAGGGACATATTAAACTGGCGGACGCcccggttttactcgcgtagctCATGTTACCGTGGGAATAagcagataaataaaatataaaaaaaacattagttgAACAGTTTTATAACATGtagtatctatttattttttatttttttatttcttagggatagttaacatttacatattatttctacaacgaaacacaaataggtaagaaaaaaaatgcaataataatcacaataagagatctaataataagaattaagacactattactactcaggtacagggatatttaatttttggagAGTGATTGGGGTTCGGGCAAGGAAAATACGTCCACATCGTCAAATAGCTTGTTGTATGTGTCCACAAGTCGACGCACAGGCGCGCGCTTTCCAGCGTTGGTTTTACAGAAATTGACAGCGAATAAATTATAAGCACGCACCCGACGTTGACCTGCGTACTTCAAAACATTTAGTGATAATTTACATACTAAGTCAGGACAATCGTATTTATTGTTGATGAGTCCATGCAATACCATTGCTTCAAGCAACTTGCGTCTAGATTCAAGAGTAAGAAGATTGTATTTAGTTAATAGCTCAGCGTAAGGGAGTCTTGATCTATAGCATCTGTAGTGCATTGAACGGAGGAACTTCTTTTGGACCATTTCTATCTGGTTTTTGTATTTGTCGTAAAAGGGGTTCCATATAAAACACGCATACTCTAACTGAGGCCTTATTAAAGACTTGTATAAAGATAAGTAAGGTATAAAGATATCTAAGATCAATAaggcaattaaaaataatctaacgATATCGTAATAGGctagttaacacttttttttaaaatggtcttaaattattcattattgttctactagattgaaaaaaaatatcaattttttttgaaatgtgattatatataaaaaatttaatttttaaatattttttttaatatgagcaaaaccgctgtcggccatgatggtctatttcaactgtttcgtgACGTCACGCAACACTGACATAACGTTAACAGTaccattgtgacgtcacaaaatggacggcAGCGTTTCTGACGTTGCGAAAATGTGTTTTTgaaatttaagttttataagaaatacttaacttttatctatactaatattataaagctgaagagtttgtttgtttgtttgtttgtttggacgcgctaatctcaggaactactggtccgatttgaaaaatcatttcagtgttagatagcccattctttgaggaaggctatattggctatattgtccccgtattcctacggaaacgagaaccacccgggtgaaaccgcgcggcgtcagctagtcaataaatattgatatatttcggacccttattccatgtacgatacgaaattaatattctttgtattaaattttataaaagtcaGCTACCTACCCTATTACATGAATCCATAAAGCTGTTTAATGACATGAGGtaggtaataaagattattgcattcataaataaatacatacaatatacgcgcgaaaaataataaaatcaaaagatCTAAATAACTCACGCTGGATATGTGCGGCGCCATTTTCTTCAAATTTTTTCTGACCGTCATTTTGGCGGCTATTTCGGGACTGGATGCTCCGTCGGTCACCTTCAAGCTCCTCACATATAGGTTTAACTACAAGTGAACAACTCTAGTCTATACTGTAGGAAATAATAATCTGAGagggatatgacgtcgctcgatctcgtgtcgGCTTGTGCCggcgctaggtggcgcgacttgttttcgtaaagagtagggagttagagaggtgTAGCCATTAAACGGGAACGactggcgttcgagccgtccacatttcttgttatgtaattctttaaaggttacttgggataggcggtgagtgacttgagtggagaaggggagtgtcagttaactgtcaaagacgtccttaaccctacatacaacgctcacaagtgcgtgactccactcaaggtcattctcttccattctagggtttgttttggttgCAGTTTGATTTGTGAATTAAGTTgccctgacaaatattgtgaaacgtttgttcgacattggttttcatATTATTGTAACCCACTGCTGAGTCTGCTGAAAtctagatagatatagatagatagaaatcTAGATACTATAATAATGATCACGATCAATAAGATCAACACCAGCGTATTATTAATAACCCACTGCAGGTCAGAGCCCTTTCACCtcatacaattataatattctattCGCTACatgaagataaaataatatttcctctataaaatttccttgttttcttaattggtcaaggtctggctggcgaaaggcttcggccgtggttagttaccaccctaccgacaaagacgtaccgccaagcgatttagcgttccggtacgatgtcgtgtagaaaccgaaaggagtgtggattatcatcctcctcctaagttggcccgcttccatcttagattgcatcatcacttaccatcaggtgagactgtagtcaagggctaacttgtagagagtaaaaaaaatacacacgaTTTCCCTTTTATACATGTTATAAGAtttgaatgaattaaaattatcatataaATACATACCAAGTTAGATACCCAGTTGATGTGTAAATTGCACGCCTGATGCGTATTTTCATATGTCAAATTCACTGCAACAagcataatatacatataactgGATTGCAGACAGGCAAGGAAAGAGGGTCTTCATCCCTCTTTACACCATGGTCCCAAATCAAGCCAATAGACATCAAAgttcaatatcaaaatatttaatataaacaattttaatttcgtttaggacttacatacaattaataaaagtgaaggatttcataaattaacttaatttaaaaattgtgtattgAATCAAATTTACCAAAGGTTAAAAAACGctatcgtccattttgtgacgtcacgatgtgaCTTGATGTCACTATaagaataaacgtcaaactttattaaattaaccAATAAATCTTGTCAAACACTCTGTTTGGTAAAGGTTTAGTGTTACGGTacgtcatgaaaaaaaaaaaaaatctagaccACCATGGCccacagcgttttggctcgtattgtcagaaaatatttttatgtaaaaatatataattttttttgaagctAGTAGAACgctttttataatcaatatatttaatttagtctatattttataacttcacttcacaaacatGCTCGCatctatagtcatccgcctcgcgtattttgtatagacaactaataaataatgtttttctaattgtagttttttttgtaaacatgGACATAATATACcatttagaatcctcacaaaaagttcttgaatttgatacccatattgcaatattagagaaaaaaaaattttttcacctcgagtctatagcgtctcacagtcgtcttgttattttttttagtttcatctatctaagaacacttgggttattgagacaaatttaacgatatcctaattacgtaaatccgttcagtggtttggaagatatgaggtaataaagaatattacatacatacatacatacatacatacatacatacatatatacatacatacatacaaacatacatacaagatacgcgcgaaaaacataacccttattgcagtcgggtaaaaagagtCTCAACTATTACTATTATAACTATTGTACTTTAGTTCATTCTGTAGTTAAGCGTTTGATTAGACTCATTGTCTGCTTCGTGGTCCAGTTAAAGTTCGGTTTTTAACGGACGATTAAAAAACGGTCTaaccctatgtgttaatccagaataaaatctatttccattccaaattacagccaaatcttTCAAAATTATCTCTCTaagtctcagactaattacataaagaccagtatcacacccaaattcacaaataaaCTTGTCAGtaatttctttaaagaaaacGATTTAGACTAAGTActaccgaaccgatttccacggttttgcattagTTGAAAAGgactcgggctccgtgaggtttatagcaaagaaaattcaagaaaaatttcaacgtagggtaggggtagggtaagggtaggttaggggtagggtaggggtagggtagaggtagttgatagtttacatcgagtttcacgcggacgaagtcgcgggcgtccgctagttttttataaatggaAGGATGCGTGTTATGGATGAATGCTATAGGCCGTCGCGAGGGGCTGTGTGCTATGTGCAGAGCAGAGTACCTACAGCATGTTCGAGCTGCACATCTTCCTCACACAGCTACatagcttagtattggtggaaacggtcacaCATCTTCGCAGCATATCTGCATATattatcgcattagatcattgatcatatactttgacagaaaagtaaagtctagcgaggcaggaTGGAATTAGTCTGaggctcagactaaatacataaggactagtatcgcatccaaattcacgaacaacattttctgccattttctaaggaaaacgagcttagatttcatacatatcttatactaaactagcagtttttgttcgttttttacaccatttaactacacaaaaaggtatttttacgaaggtttttaaccgacagacacgattgtaaactatgaaacatcgattctatagagatagtgtttataatcgcatacgatcgttgatcatatactttgacagaaaaataatgtcttgcgaggcaggtctttatctaatcaGTCTGAGGTCTGAGGGCTAAGCCCAACTACCATACCGTCTTTTATAAGGAGGAAGGCGAGGCCCTGTAGAAGACCGTTATAATGGGATATTGGTGACTCACGTAACTCTTCAGTATTCACTGCACACAACTCATTCTCGTCGATGTCCAGTCGCGGCGTGCCCTGCGCGTCCTGTATGTCGTGCAGGGTCGACTGGATGAACTGGAAGTCCGTGTAGTGCGGATACCTCCTGCGGTAGAAGCTGGTCAACTTGAAGCAGCTGTTCACGGGTGAGGCTTCGTGTATCTCACAGATGCGATCGTATATAGTCTGGAATAAAGTCAAAGGCtaaattcaaactagcggacccaaTCAATCTTCGCTTTCACTTATGTGTACTTGTCCGACCCCATACAAACCCTTAACTAATGGATACCCTACCTCTACCGTTACGTTATTCAATTGTTTTGCCTTCCCGGAACCTTTTCACTAACACTTGAACTTAATAGTATGGTATTAAAGAATTATTACGAATCGATTGTCTCCATGAGAACCATCCTCGTACTTCGttgaattttctaaaaaataaatgagcTCAGGGCGATGTTTCATTAATGTGttgttttgaatatattttaaatgacatgCCACATCAAAACATTGCGTCGAAATGCGTTGTTGCTACGTCGCAagtgttaattattaattaagtcataaaaaatatagtctCTATTTGAAGTATGTAATCATCCATTGTCCAATTGTATATGCAAAACTATCACTTTCTTTTGCTGACTACATTCCATTGAGTGGGTTCTAACCTGTGAAATATTCTCCAGTAGCTCAGTAGGTCCAATAGTTTGAAGTGCCCCGAGAGCTTTGTCTACAACTCTACCAATGAGTGCTAAGTGCTAGCCTGTGCCATATTCTCTAGCAATTTGTGTCCAGTAGACTTGCTTACTGCAAAGAGCCCAGTGAACTTTGTTACTCTACCAATGTGTACTAAGTGCTAACCCGTGCCATATTCTCCATTATGtagtttataaaaaactagcggacgcccgcgacttcgtccgcgtaaatttcgatgtcaactttactactacccctaccctaccctaccctacgcctaccctaccactaccccaaccctaccctaccactaccccaaccctaccctacccaacccctacatctaccctacccctaccctaccctacgctacccctacccctacccctaccctacccctaccctaccccaaacctaccactaccttacttacaccctacccccatcctaaattccccgtaccctatcccgttcctacccctatcccacccgtacccctatctcacgcctatcctacccctacaataccacttccctatcctacccgtacctctaccctaccactaccctacatctacccctaccctaccactaccctaaacccggccctaaacctaccctacctcaacactacccctacgcttccctactcgtaccctaccctaccctgtaacttctctatcttactcctacccttagcaaaatcggtccagtccttcgagagtggtggtatgaccaagagaaatagagacttctatgctaataatataaagaggtaaagttcgtgtggttgtaggaggtaatctctggatctactggaccgatttggaaaattgttttaccaatagaaagctacgttatttgcgagtgtcataggctatgtttgatccccatattcacacgggaacgggaattacgtaaatgaaagcgccgggcgtcatatagcggaatttctgcgtcttttagaaattttgtattatctccgaaactatttaagtaattaacatactgtaaagggcaaatcttatctccataatatccttgtgattattaaataatttattttaataaggattaaagtttagttgtataaataatgacgtaaacctaagtatataaaattaataatttttaaaacacaaaaggtactatatctgctaatatatagaagatagatatatggtgtcgcggacttttttgtagaacttttaaagatacataaagtctccatgcattaatttcaattttacacaatagttaaggcacacatgcgaataagtctgtttaagaggattttcagtccgacctgtatgacaaaaactgtgataactcggctaatatatatgataccaatataaaatatagcctatagcactccccgataatgtagcattctactggtgaaagaatttttaaaatcggaccagtagttccgaagattaccccatttaaaaaatgtgacaaacttacaaacttacaaactttacctctttataatattagtatagattagtgcTACGAGGAAGTGCTATACCTGTGCAATAATTTTCAGCATTTTGTGTCCAGTGGTCTTGTTCAGTGCAAACAGGCTAGCGAGCTTTGTCTGCAACTCTACTAAGTGCTAACCTGTGCCATATTCTCCAGTATGTAGTTTATTCCAATAAGTGTAAAGTGCTAACCTGTGCCATATTCTCCAGTATGTAATTTATACAAATGAGTGCTAAGTGCTAACCTGTGCCATATTCTCCAGTATGTAATTTATACAAATGAGTGCTAAGTGCTAACCTGTGCCATATTCTCCAGTATGTAATTTATACAAATGAGTGCTAAGTGCTAACCTGTGCCATATTCTCCAGTatgtaatttatacaaataagtGCTAAGTGCTAACCTGTGCCATATTCTCCAGTATGTAATTTATACAAATGAGTGCTAAGTGCTAACCTGTGCCATATTCTCCTGTATGTAATTTATACAAATGAGTGCTAAGTGCTAACCTGTGCCATATTATCCAGCAGTTTGTGTCCAGTGGAGTCGCTCAATGCACATAGCCCAGTGAACTTTGTCTGCAACTCTGCTAATAAGCAATCCATTGAGACTTGGCGGAActgaaaatattgaatttatgcATATACtttacaaaacatcattacaaatcaataagatataaataaaatttaagtgtttgtctgtgattacaaagtaatttaagtTTAAGCTACTGTTTATTCTGATATTCCTACAGAAATGGGACACACGCGTAGCAAATCAAGTACCAAGTATCTAATATAAGTCGCTAGAAACAATGTACAAAGTAAACACATTTCACCTGCCATAACTATTTGACTATTGGCAGATTTTCatgcaatttaattttgtaatcatGGTATTTTGTTTGATGGTTCACtcatgtaattgttttgataaatATATCTATGAATCGTCACTGAAAAACCAgctttaacataaaaaaaaactcgaaaaTTCCTGTTAAAGTACTATGGTGCCTTAATCAGACACACTGTGATTAAACTtataaaattcctttttttgCAACatgagttaaaataaaaatcattaggtAGTAAGTTATCATCAGTAGTAAGGTAGGCTTAAGGTTTCTTTAACAATCACTACCAGTTGGGCTATTCTGcaacaatgtttttataaattgctagacatcatcatcatcattatcagccgatggacatccactgctggccataggcctcttgtatagacttccaaagaCTAAGGTCTCGAGCTGCCATCATCCAGCAGCTTCCTGCAACCCACTCGATGTTCTTGTTCCACCCAGTGGGAGGGTTCACCAACAATGTCATTTCTGATCataattccagcaccttagaacCCCAATGTCCTTCTGCTATACGAACTTGCTAGCTTTAGGTATCATCtcatgtagaaactgaaagtgtggattttcatcttcctcctaacaagttagccgctcCTATCTTAGATTTCAaactcacttaccatcaagtgaggttgtagtcaaggctaacttgtaaaaaatgaaaaaaaaatacctaaaatgaATTCTCAGTATATACACATACACAATATAATCTGACTAaggatctcgtgatccaaaTACATAGAACCACTGAGATCAACAAAGTAGTTGTCTATCAAATCGGGTAGTTATGATTTAAATTACCTTATTATCTGAAAAGTTTGGTGCAATATTACAAATACGTCTTAATTTTGTCGGAATTCCGATTGGTTTGGCAGCTACAGTAAtctgtaaaaaaacaatatttttatattatactgtaAAAACATTATTTCCCAAATCAACAACAATTTACTGAAACAATTATCAGAACAACGTCTGATTCGCCAATCAACCAGTCACAATAGTTATGTATGTAgatcatttttgacggcctccatggcgcagtggctTGCGCGGgtgttttacaagacggaggtcgtagattcgatccccggctggaccaattgaggttttcttgttGTGggaactggtccaggtctgactggctTTGGTCGGCCTTGTTACCacgtccggtacgatgtcatgtagaaaccgaaagtggtgtggattttcaccctcctcctaaccagttagcccgcttccatcttagattgcatcatcaattactaccatcaggtgaaattgtagtcaagagctaacttgtagagaataaaaagatACTTACCGGAGGCAACTCATCAGGAATAAAAGCATGTAGCTTTATTTTTCTAAACACTTTTTTGTTCAGTCTTTTCAATACTTCATCGACTTTAGGGTTTTTACCAATCAGCTTCAGATACACTAATTTGCCTCTTCTAGCATTCTTAAAATTCAACGCCTGAAACTGTTCTTGAATTGTTGGTGCCAATTGTTGGACCAATTGCCTTAATTttatctgtaaaaattttaactatatttaGAAAAGTGAATTTTATGTGTTTTTCAAGAGAAATGGAATTACTGAGTGAATAGGTCACTTTTTTTACATTGCATGATCATGATTAAGAATCTCATCAAAGTGGTCAATGGTCAtcattgaaaacaaaaatatattatggcaTGGTACTACGTTTAAAGGAGACTTgcgatagtccagtggatatgacttccactgggggtgggttcgaatctggtctgaggatgcacctccaacatttcagttgtgtgcattttaagcaattaaatatcatgtgactcaaacggtgaaggaaaacatcatgaggaaacctgcataccagagaattttcctaattcccTGCGCATTGGGCTAGAgcagtggactattggcctaacccctctcattgtatcaattacaatataatatttaagtttcaCTCATACTAAAACAATTGCTACAAAATGTCACAATAAACTTAGTAAGTAGCTGaccactaaagtgtttttcagacagcATGGGTGGGGTGACAGTCGCCAGTGTGATGTTCacaatacatactattattgtgTATTGTGGCAAAATTTACCAGAGTTAAATGAACTGTCACTCACACCAT
This window contains:
- the LOC112051200 gene encoding uncharacterized protein LOC112051200 isoform X1, which translates into the protein MVIIAIGHFNAPIKLRQLVQQLAPTIQEQFQALNFKNARRGKLVYLKLIGKNPKVDEVLKRLNKKVFRKIKLHAFIPDELPPITVAAKPIGIPTKLRRICNIAPNFSDNKFRQVSMDCLLAELQTKFTGLCALSDSTGHKLLDNMAQTIYDRICEIHEASPVNSCFKLTSFYRRRYPHYTDFQFIQSTLHDIQDAQGTPRLDIDENELCAVNTEELLNLTYENTHQACNLHINWVSNLLNLYVRSLKVTDGASSPEIAAKMTVRKNLKKMAPHISSYVRQVIMSNILPAKDSHYVVKVYGEPYLPNKTAMLPFLQQFGTVSSTRSEHMYNHVTLKVSWMSYLQLLKSDGQNIDNAKLVIRPDNMPMYQIKRVMKHSSLRQSGVEEVDDEEVADDAEHSDEETEDTEWSEDW
- the LOC112051200 gene encoding uncharacterized protein LOC112051200 isoform X2 — translated: MVIIAIGHFNAPIKLRQLVQQLAPTIQEQFQALNFKNARRGKLVYLKLIGKNPKVDEVLKRLNKKVFRKIKLHAFIPDELPPITVAAKPIGIPTKLRRICNIAPNFSDNKFRQVSMDCLLAELQTKFTGLCALSDSTGHKLLDNMAQTIYDRICEIHEASPVNSCFKLTSFYRRRYPHYTDFQFIQSTLHDIQDAQGTPRLDIDENELCAVNTEELLNLTYENTHQACNLHINWVSNLLNLYVRSLKVTDGASSPEIAAKMTVRKNLKKMAPHISSVYGEPYLPNKTAMLPFLQQFGTVSSTRSEHMYNHVTLKVSWMSYLQLLKSDGQNIDNAKLVIRPDNMPMYQIKRVMKHSSLRQSGVEEVDDEEVADDAEHSDEETEDTEWSEDW